In a single window of the Euwallacea fornicatus isolate EFF26 chromosome 5, ASM4011564v1, whole genome shotgun sequence genome:
- the Chchd3 gene encoding MICOS complex subunit MIC19, translating to MGANPSKTRTLIVENDDPTSVIKVSDDVVDRIRGVVKTVRDQEPTYPHLPIISHTPTGVPVYLYEPSLTSLQIRQANVAELKKNDEYWQNRLRSLEDDHKKMQIIMDEEYQRALNEFKTGKPSQTLKEIPCLDVKKAVMECYRNNVNCSMNCAKIVQAFEECVDSKRTCLLASRMATSKG from the exons ATGGGAGCCAATCCGAGCAAAACCAGGACCTTAATTGTTGAAAACGATGACCCCACCAGTGTAATTAAAGTATCCGACGACGTAGTCGATAGAATTCGAGGAGTAGTCAAAA cGGTAAGAGACCAAGAACCAACCTATCCCCACTTGCCAATAATATCACACACTCCCACAGGGGTCCCAGTTTACTTGTATGAACCATCACTAACCAGTCTTCAAATTCGGCAG GCCAATGTAGCAGAATTAAAGAAGAATGATGAGTATTGGCAGAATCGCCTTAGATCACTGGAAGATGACCACaagaaaatgcaaataataatGGATGAAGAGTACCAGAGAGCT CTAAATGAATTCAAGACTGGCAAGCCGTCgcaaacattaaaagaaatcCCATGTTTAGATGTCAAAAAAGCTGTTATGGAGTGTTACAGGAATAATGTAAATTGTTCTATGAATTGTGCGAAAATAGTACAGGCTTTTGAAGAGTGTGTTGATTCCAAGAGAACATGTCTACTAGCCAGTCGAATGGCGACCAGTAAGGGGTAG
- the LOC136339146 gene encoding dipeptidase 1-like, whose amino-acid sequence MGHRACEGLDPELLQHIRECPCPCDHMGYGNFLDYQQIPPCPRYPALSRETSFNVVNQAQFLGEPHYHDVIRNYQQQHQGPNLYYPYEYDSCSCSSGSESSIRNNFRGPWCVCLVVCVVLATLTAGLGLPLALGPHELGQLSAEERLELVRKLLKDSPLVDGHNDLPWNLRKFEHNQLNRLNLSRIRSDEPWSSSKWSHTDLPKLIAGKIGAQFWSAYVPCKAQHKDAVQVTLEQIDAIERLVQREALYMQLAKTAEEIWDVHKQGKIASLIGVEGGHALGNSLAVLRTFYNLGARYLTITHSCDTAWATGQDTITRDGLSDFGKIVVREMNRLGMIVDLSHSSIYTAKSAINVSIAPVIFSHSAAYALCNSTRNVPDDLLKMVANNGGLVMVNFYAYHVACSVNASMSDVIRHINHIRAIAGIEHVGIGAGYDGINVTPSGLQDVSRYPYLFAELLADPTWSEKDVLALAGLNFLRVFQRVEEIREEFRRMDLKPSEELGPRRGVEECISKNS is encoded by the exons ATGGGCCACCGGGCCTGCGAAGGGCTCGATCCAGAGCTCTTGCAGCACATACGAGAATGTCCCTGTCCTTGTGACCATATGGGATATGGGAATTTTCTAGATTACCAG CAAATCCCTCCATGTCCCCGCTACCCCGCGCTCTCCCGAGAAACATCCTTCAACGTGGTGAATCAAGCCCAATTCCTCGGAGAGCCCCACTATCATGACGTGATCCGCAACTACCAGCAGCAGCACCAAGGCCCTAATTTGTACTACCCTTACGAATACGACTCCTGCTCATGTAGTTCTGGAAGTGAGTCGAGCATCAGGAACAATTTCCGGGGCCCTTGGTGTGTCTGCCTGGTGGTGTGTGTGGTGCTAGCAACCCTCACTGCCGGCCTAGGACTGCCTTTAGCTTTAGGACCTCACGAATTAGGACAGCTCTCCGCCGAAGAACGGCTGGAACTG GTCAGAAAGTTGCTGAAAGACTCTCCATTGGTAGACGGACATAACGATCTACCTTGGAATCTACGGAAGTTCGAACATAATCAGCTGAATCGGTTGAATTTGAGCAGAATTAGAAGCGACGAACCTTGGTCATCCAGCAAGTGGTCGCATACCGATTTGCCAAA GTTGATTGCAGGGAAAATTGGGGCTCAATTTTGGTCAGCCTACGTGCCCTGTAAGGCGCAGCACAAAGATGCAGTTCAAGTTACTCTTGAGCAGATAGACGCTATTGAACGCTTAGTACAGCGCGAGGCTCTTTACATGCAATTGGCTAAGactgctgaagaaatttgggaTGTTCATAAACAGGGCAAAATTGCCTCGTTGATTGGCGTGGAAG GAGGACACGCTTTGGGGAACAGCCTAGCCGTTCTGCGCACTTTTTACAACTTGGGAGCAAGATACTTAACAATAACACATTCCTGTGATACTGCCTGGGCAACCGGACAGGACACTATCACTAGAGATGGGCTTAGTGATTTCGGCAAGATCGTCGTTAGAGAAATGAACCGATTAGGGATGATCG TGGATCTGTCGCATTCCTCAATATACACAGCCAAATCGGCCATCAACGTTTCGATAGCTCCGGTCATCTTCAGCCACTCAGCCGCTTACGCCCTCTGCAATTCGACGCGGAACGTGCCCGACGATCTGCTCAAGATGGTGGCCAATAATGGTGGCCTGGTGATGGTCAACTTTTACGCCTATCACGTGGCCTGCAGCGTTAATGCCTCCATGTCCGACGTGATTCGGCATATTAACCACATAAGAGCGATTGCGGGTATTGAACATGTCG GGATTGGGGCGGGTTATGACGGGATCAATGTGACTCCCTCAGGGCTGCAAGACGTGTCCCGCTACCCCTATTTGTTCGCAGAGCTATTAGCGGATCCCACGTGGTCCGAAAAGGACGTTCTAGCTCTCGCAGGTTTGAACTTCCTGAGAGTGTTTCAGAGGGTGGAAGAGATTAGGGAGGAGTTTAGACGCATGGATCTGAAGCCCTCGGAGGAGCTGGGGCCCAGAAGGGGGGTGGAGGAGTGTATTTCTAAGAATTCCTGA